The window atgaggttccctatgtttgacaactatgagtgtaactgtattttaacaatgtcaccccagattttaccctgatgttagatgtctatacaaacaagcagagccaaagtatattgcattcaccacaataatcaatgaggttccctatgcttgacaactatgagtgtaactgtattttaacaatgtcaccccagattttaccctgctgttaggtgtctatacaaacaagcagagccaaagtatattgcattcaccacattaatcaatgaggttccctatgtttgacaactatgagtgtaactgtattttaacaatgtcgccccagattttaccctgctgttaagtgtctacacaaacaagcagagtcaaagtatattgcattcaccacattaatcaatgaggttccctatgtttgataactatgagtgtaactgtattttaacaatgtcaccccagattttaccctgctgttaggtgtctatacaaacaaacagagccaaagtatattgcattcaccacattaatcaatgaggttccctaacCCCAGGTACGACCGACACCGCAATGATATTTTACATCGAAGTAACTTCGCGAGCTTTGAGGACGAAACTTCGAATATTCTCGACTTTTTCACCCCGTCTGTTTATCGGGGATACGGGGACAATGAAAAggttggtgatgtcataatgatgtcataataataaatgtaggTGATTTGAGCCAGAAGTCTAAACATAAGTTTTCTTGGATGTTGTTGTGAGAATAAACAGATTACATTATTTGCAtttacatagaaatattatattatttgcaataacatagaaatattgtaCCAGGGTTTCTTCACGGTTTATCGAGAATTATTTAAGAAGATTTCTATGGAGGATAAACAGTTCCACATGAGCGACTCAAACGACGAATTTGAGGAAATGCCCGAGTTCGGTGAAGCGGAAAGTGATTATGACGAGgtttttgtttctatgtttggaTAATTATCGTTGAATTGATTGAAACTtggttttcatttaaaaaaagaagttgATTTTGGCTCTTGTTTTCagagagataaataaaaatgattatgTTGGTTTTAAGAATATTAAGATGTTTGTGTTGCTTGACACTGATTCATgctaaacatagacatcatatatacacAGGTTGTCCATCTCTTCTACTCCAGTTGGCAAAGTTACCGCACCAAGTTATCGTACGTTTGgaaagataaatataatgCTAGAGATGCTCCCGATCGGAGGATTGCGAGGATTATTgagaaagagaataaaaaggagagagaaaaagaaaaaaggaaacGTAACGATTTAATACGGGTaaattacaaacttttttcttttagatTTTATCGCTCTGTATTCTGTCTTTACATTTTCAATATTCttaaatcttcgctattgTAATAAAAGCTTTTATTAATACTGTCcctgtatatataatataatatactgttaTAATATGAAAAGttgaattatattattaagttattattttaataattttgtagtttatactatttctataatCTATGTTTCAACCAGGATTTAGTTGCATTTGTTCGTAAACGTGATCCCAGAGTTAAAATCCACCGGGAGGAACTAGAGAGACGAGCAGAGTTACAATCGAAAAAAGCTTCCGAGAAACGTGCGGAGATAATGAGGTAGAGGTTTTGAGAAGGATATTTCGGCGAAAAATAAGTCTCTGTTTAAACATCTAACAACAAACTATCCGTTTgacttgattttgtttgttacatacTTCATAACACTTGATCCTGACTGTTATTTCGTTACGAGAATCGTTCAACTTCATCAACATTAGATCAAACATTTCCACTAAAGAGATTTATTTACACCTTATTATTTGCTTCTTGctgcaataaaattaattagttAACCTTTCTCATAATACTGATTGtctgattgtgatgtcataccactgattgtgatgtcataccactgattatgatgtcataccaGGGCTCGTGTAGAGGAATCAGCAAAGTACGAGGCGATGAACCGCGACAAGATGATGGAAGATGCTTCGAGGGTCGCACAACTTGAGGATTTGCTTAAGGTGGGGTGGGGGGGTTGTGTGGGGGTTAGGGGTGTGTGTGAATGGGGTGATGTATATAGATAGGTAGCATCTTATACTGTAGAGCGCATTCTGCTGTTGCTGCCCATatcgtaatatttaaatttactggTTTGAGTTTATTACACCTGGGTTTCAACAAATGATTTGGGCGTAAAACATTAATCGAAATTGCTTTCTATTGTTTTTCAGGATGAGTTTGGATTTTCCTCTTCGGAGGAAAGTGAGGAGGAGTGGGAGAATGAGCAGGAGGAGAAAGAGGAGAGTGGGAATGAGGAGCAACAAGAGGAATTATATTGTGTGGCTTgcaacaaacaatttaaaacaaagatgGCGTAAGTTGCTTGGTGTTCTATAAGAGTTAAATCAaccagaacatccgtgttgtaacgactgttgttgccccatcATGATAAATAAGTCATCAACCATATATCTTCTATGTACAATTGGTTGAAACTTGGATTtgattttgtctgttacgttttcgtagcaccggATCTTTACGTTTATAGTTATTTGTATAAGTTCCCATGGTTATTCCCCCAGGTTGAAAAACCACGAGAAATCGAAGAAACACCGGGAAAAGTTTGTTGAATTACAAGCGGAGATGTCACACGATAAATATCAACAACAAGAAGATGACACGTCCACTATGGACGAGGCTACGAATAAACCAAAGTATGTTTGTTGATTAGTTGCGACGCGGTGTTTTATCTTTACTTTTATTCCAAGGTTGACGAAGAAACAGAAAAAGCAacgaaaacaaaagttaaaactttttaatgagTACGaggatgatgatgtcatcagttcagatgatgtcatcaacccAGATGATGTTACCAACATCGATAAAGACACTGATGATGTTATCAacaatgatgtcacaaacactGATGACATCACTACCCCACCACCGGAGGTCACTGGCGCCACCAAGAAAACGAAATCTCGGAGAAGGAAGCCGAAGAATCAACGAACAACTAATGATGTCATGGGCAGTGACATCActaatgatgacatcacaaagcaaAGATCAAAGAATCAACAACGCATCGTCAGCGAGGAGAAGCCGACCAACTTTTGTTCAACTTGTCGCACAAAGTTCCCAACGagaaataaattgtttcaacATCTTAAAACTACGGGGCATTCTAAACCATTAaagtgattatgacatcatactccAGTTATTTTGTGTATTTCGTCGTAAAACACGAAGAAcaatcaaatatatttgtggatatagaaataaaaattcttGTTTAAGGGGAATCCCCGTTAAGTAAAAGCTGATCGTCCAAGCGTGACAATATTGTGCTGAGTCGTTCGTTCGATGCTGTGTCATCGGTTTGTTTGTTTCGTCGTGATGGTCGCTTGCGTCGAACCTGGTggaaatatatgttgttgttcaaagtaatatataagtGATATACAACATTAATATCACATAAGAATGACATATGTGATCTGTTCAAGTATATGGTAAAAATTGTTACTGACAGTTTAAAAGTTGGATTTGATACTTTTGTAATTTCCCCTTTGTTGTTGGCTTGTTGCTACTAAACGTAACGTAGTATTAAATATGGGGGTTCACCTTTTTCTTCTTGTTACGAGCAGAGGGGTCGGTGGGGAAAACAACTAATCGtcgtttcttcttcttttcaACGTAACTATGAGAAATGgatgatatttatttattttgtttaaagtgtCAAGGTTCGTATAACATGatgaagataaaataaatgaatcgCAACAGACCCTCCCCAACAAAATGCAATAGACACCATATATAaaccatagaaatcatatttaccGCATATTCCCGTCTTTATCTTGCTTCGGTTCCTCAAATATCGTCTCCCATGATTTAGTGCCGGGTGTCGCGTAATTCTTGTTCGTATAAATTTCCTCGATTGTAAATTCATCCTTCGTTACTCGGGGTTGCTTGGGTAATCCAAGGGGGGTTTGTCGGAGTTTCAACGGGGGTAACGTCTTACGGATCCTTTTACGCAACAATCTCCCACTAGGGGGGATTGCTGAGTCTGTCGTTTCTCGAAGTTTTTCTTCGTTAACATTTGGAATGCTAACGATATGAACTGTGTTTACGgatgaaatgtttaaattttcaacgTTTTCCGTcaattttttgtcttttaattTTGAATCCTCCACCAGGGGTGTTGGGGAGTGATGGGTCGGTGATTTTTCCGCTGACTTTAAATCACTCGGCACATTTTCTGCTGAGTCATCAATAGGGACGACTGATTGAGCCAAGGAAGATGAGTCAGCATTTATAAGTTTTCgtcgttttaattttttagttaaaagtttttcagAATTTGATGAGTCATTATTGTTCAGTTGATGACTGGCATTTATTGCTTCGTCGCGAAAACGCTTTTTTGTTTCTAAGTTTTTGGAATCGCTGAAGCATAACCGTTTGTTTGGTCGTGGTTGGTCGGTTTCATCGCTCGTTAATACAACCACTGGGAGGGCTAGAGGGTCGAAGTTGGTGGATTTTGATTTCTTTCCATCTGGAGTGAGAAACTTCCCAGATAGCTGTGGacatgaatataacttatttatcctcacatggcggtgcaacgacagtcattacaacacgggtgttctgtcaTTTGGTGCTGACCTATGAGTTGATacgtgtcttgcctaaggacacatacatccACAGTGGTGGCAgtattgagccttgaacccatacccCCAGGTCCAGAGGCAAGCACAATAACATATGTGTGTAAAATACAACTAAAATATCAGTTATGAAAATATCCTTTAAACCGAAATATTAACGCCATATTTACCCGATCGATTGACGACTTTCCAACGGATGCGAGCCGAATTAACTCCAATAAATCGGGATCTTCCTGGAAAATTGTTTCTTccattttcaacaaaatatttactttggtGTTGATTGTTGGATGTGGCATAGATCCCATGACGTCTCTGTCATTGTTTTCAAAATGTATTGAAAGTGATTTTACGCGGGTAAATTTTTGTGCTGTTTTTGACAAAATCCGCTAATCATTTAGcaacataaatatgtttaaatacaacagaAACTATTTaatagaatttatttttaaacaattgtttttttatgctaattcaatttaaataatttggcATAACAAATTTCGAACGACCTTACGCTCATGGGTTATAAGCTAGGACATCCCACGTtctttaaagattttttatttcttccaaaaaaagttgaattatCGACGATTTGAGGCGTTATCTGTCAAGTTTTAAAgttagttttgtattttttaaccatttaCTTAAATTTTGTTACTAGTTTTATTAGAAAGTTTCACAGAAATTccattaatttactttttattgacGGACAGAAACGTGGTTGAATTTTTGCTCATATAATCATTCCATAACTtgctttaataaaaataattgaacttTTGGCTTATTTGTTTGTCAAGCAATGATTGAGATCGTTATTTACGTTTTTAGTCAGTTTAGAAttatattcaaacaaataaatgcataCCAACCACACTTTACTAAATCTAAATGTAGTGTGGCCAAAGATGCAAATAAAAGTTCCATcttatttattacattattaaaatgttgtttattaatatgttttatttttaaaataaaccaaacattCGTATTGTACATTTGCTAAGTTactattataattttaaaaacaaacaaaaactattatttcttaaaataaacaaactaaacttttaataCAGTTACCGCCCTCGTGTGTTAGGATGCGACCACCATGACGATAACGAAACAAATCGCCGAcgatattttcaaaacatcTGATTCGTCGTTCGAGAATCGCGTCAACTCGGCAACGAAGAAGTTTCTTCTACAAAAGATCGAGTTCGTTGAAGCGGAACACCCATACTCGCTCAACCTGAACCaacttaaaagtaaatatgttttgctCTCGGGAAGCTTGAAACGAGACAAAATGAACGGGGTGAAAAATAACGGGGAGGTAAAAACAATTGAAGGGATACCTCGTCCGAAGTCGATTCTTTTTCCACCGGAGAAATTAGAACTTTTGTGGCGAAAGTCGGGTAGGGTGGGTGCGGGGTTGGTCAACCTTGGAAATACGTGCTTCCTCAACTCTGCGTTGCAATGTCTCACATACACACCCCCACTTGCAAACTACTTAATGAGCAACCAGCATCGTGCGCAGTGTCGAGTCAACGGgcagttttgcatgttatGTTCGTTGCAACATCATCAGAGTGCTTCGTTTGGTAACGGAGGAAAATCCATTCGGCCGATGAATATCCTCAAGAATCTTCGAATCATCGCGAAACATCTACAGTTCGGTCGACAGGAGGACGCGCATGAGTTCATTCGTTACTCGGTGGACGCGATGCAACGATCGTGTTTGTTCGGCCTCCCATCCAAGCTCGACATCCACACCAAAACCACCACGCTCGTCTACCAGATATTCGGAGGTTATCTAAGAAGTCGCGTTAAATGTCGTCAATGTCGCGCCGTGTCCGATACTTTCGACCCTTTCCTTGATCTTAGCTTGGATATCAACAAACAAGAATCAAATGATCTTCGAAAATGTTTggaaaattttgtaaaaccgGAGCTTTTACACGGAGACAACTTGTACAAATGTTATCAATGTAAGAAGTCGGTTCCTGCGAGCAAAACTTTCTCGATTCATCGACCGCCCAATGTTCTCACTGTCCAGTTGAAACGATTCTCATCGTTCATGGGAAACAAGATCAACCGAGACATCACCTATCCTTCCAAACTCAACCTCGGTCCTTACACAAGTTCCGACCGCAACGAGGGCCCGATATATGATCTCTATGCCGTGCTCGTGCATTCTGGATTTAGCTGCAACTCTGGACATTATTACGCTTATGCGAAAGCTGCTAACGGACAATGGTATTGTTTCAATGATTCATCTGTCAATCAAGTGAGTTCCCACCAAGCTCTCAACCAACAAGCGTATTTGTTGTTCTACCATCGTGTGGCGGAAACAAAGCACGTCAAGTTGAAACAAAAGTTGAATCAACGAGAAGCTGCTGCTGTTGTTAAGAATCATGTTAATAATAGGTTCGTGGATTTTAACGGTAatccaacaaaaatcaaggggaatccaacaaaaatcaacagtaatccaacaaaaatcaacggtaatccaacaaaaatcaacgggaatccaacaaaaatcaacgggaatccaacaaaaatcaatgggaatccaacaaaaatcaacgGGAATTCAACAAAAATTCACGGAAATCCAACAAAAATCCAAGGAGATTCACATAAACCTGAGATTGAGATGAAAAAAGAATCTCCAACAAAGCCTTCAACACCTCAACACTCGTGCACCAAAGTCAtgacaacaacaaacaaaactaacGGATTCCTTCACAAAGTTTCGCTAAAACTGCCCGACAAATCTCAAAAAGATtcgaaagaaataaaaacaagcgAAGAAAAACCCGCGTTAATTGGGGTCCCAAAGTTGGTGAGTCTTCCCCCTGTTGGGGAGGATTGGTTGGAAAGTAAGATCCGAGAGCGGCGGGACAGCGGGGAGTTGGGGAGGAGCGGGAATAAAAAGATTTCGTTCAATATAAGAGGAAAGTTGTTTTCAGGGAGGCCAAACCATCAAAAGATGTGGCAGAAGTTGCACGTGAAGAAGAGATGCGAGAAGAACGAAGATGAGAGATCTCTCTCCTCCAATGACAGCAGGAGGTCGGATAAAGAGAGAGAAGAGCACGAGAAGAAGTTGAAAATGTTGGGAGGAAGTGATAAGAGAAAGAGGAGAATGGAGGAGGAGGGAGGGAGAAGTGGGATCCTCACAAAGTTGCTCAAGTTGTCATCGGGTCGAGCGTATGGTGGTGAAGTTGAGACGTGGGACGGCGGATCGTCTATTGTGGAGGAAGACGCCAAGATGGATCATCATAAGAGGTCGAGGTCGTCCACGGATGGATGGGATCGGGAGTTCGATCGGGGAAAGatcaagaagaagaagaaagtcTCGACGAACATTAATTTGTTCCAAACTTTCCAGCGAACATCAGCAACTCTGTAAATCTcgttattaataatattattattattgttgccAAAGTATTTGTCTTGGTGCTTGGTGGACGTGTGTAAAggttttatgttatttctatgaatCACTGCGTTGTTGTAACATCGTGCATTACATTTCTTGAACTTtaggggtaagatagatatcttataaaatgTCGAAGCGCCATCGTCTGGACATCGGGGACGACCGGAAGAAACGATCGGACCGTGACAGAGATGATGACAGGTGGGGGGggttaagtttgttttaattaatttctaaatcgactgttgttatttcaattaatcaactttataaaacatcaCCAACTGAATTGTGAAACATTTATTCTGctggttttaaaatagttatCCGTCATTTCTAACAGTCAGCAATGCaaactattgttttaaaataaataacattttccattaaaaacaattgtaatACGGCTGCAACAATACGGCTACTTAGAAATGGTTGAACTATTCCATAACAaacaccattatgacatcatagaagACGAGATGAGCGTGATCGGAAATATCGCCGAGATGAAAAAACTTCATCCAAGCTGGTGTCGCCTGCGCAGGTATTTGTTCCATAGATATCTTATGTATAAGTGTTGATGTGGCTGCTAATTAGAggtgacatcatatattttaagGTGTTAACAATGCCACACCAGATTTTGCATCAAAACTTCAAAAACCTAAATATATGTTGTCATATAATCAAATAGTttcataaacatcatatatatattcacccatttatagatatcatatatatgtaacCCCCCCCCTTCGCAGGTACCCACCAACCCTCTTACTGGGTTACCATTCACACAGAAATATTACGATATATTGAAGAAGAGGTTGGGCCTCCCTGTGTGGGAATACAAGGAGGAGTTCATGATGTTGTTGGCCAAACATCAAACTATCGTGTTGGTTGGGGAGACTGGCTCAGGGAAAACTACACAGGTGGGCGTGATGGGGGTGTGGTATCTTACAGGGGGAATACCATTGTATATATTGGTGTGGTGCAGGTTGCCATGTGTTGTACTTGTGTGTGGCTGATATATGTTGGCGTTTGGTATATAGGGATCTATGTTTGTACAAAGTTGTAAACTTAGCGCTCCGATACTAAACCATGTTTTCATGGTATTTAGTCCGATGGAGGTCTTCAGGCaagttatttttactaaacCAACATTTCGAAGACTTAACCCAAGACAGCGTTATCAGCTTTCCAGGAAAATAATTGATAAGAAAAGTTCATGTGaattattgtattatatatgtttgctATAACATCATACTTTAACTTgccaattatgacatcacagatccCACAATGGTGCACGGAATACGTTCGTGCCAATCACCCCGTGACCTCCAGAAAAGCCGTGGCGTGCACCCAGCCGCGACGTGTAGCTGCGATGAGCGTGGCACAACGTGTAGCTGAGGAGATGGATGTCATGTTGGGGCAGGAAGTTGGATATACTATCAGGTGATCATGTTATGTCAACTTTCAATGGCTAAGCTGGTGTAATACTAAACTGATacctaaatatttaaatccaaACAATAATGTTTAAGGCTTGCTTTATAAATAACATCACATGTTTATTCCATATGATCACTACGTTTGAACAAGGGTGGTCACAGTTTAACGAACATATTCTGTGCAAAACATTCCTTTATATTTCATTCCAAAACATCCTGTTTGCCCCGCTGTATAAATACCTTGTAGTTAACTTAAACTATTATTCCCATTATTTTTCCCCAGGTTTGAGGATTGTTCGTCACAGAAAAcatgtttgaaatatatgaCGGACGGGATGTTACTGAGGGAGGCCATGGCCGATCCATTGATGGAACGATACGACTTCATCATCCTCGACGAAGCGCACGAGAGGACGTTATCCACCGATATTTTGCTGGGGGTGATCAAGGAAGTTTGCAAACAACGACCCGATCTTAAGGTACGAGGGTATTTGTGtggtttgtaaatattatttctctTCTCGAATACAAAAAggtcagattaattaaaacaatgaagagaaagGGAGTTAGCAAccaaacaacaattgttaaaatatgttggtTGTATGGTTGATTTAACgtttttatgaatttaaaatttgttatttttcactTAAAATTCGTTAGCAAAGaccagattaattaaaacaacaaagagaacgGAATTATCAgt is drawn from Ciona intestinalis unplaced genomic scaffold, KH HT000096.1, whole genome shotgun sequence and contains these coding sequences:
- the zf(u1like)-8 gene encoding Zn-finger (U1-like)-8 (The RefSeq protein has 1 substitution compared to this genomic sequence), encoding MKCHYAVLGVPINADDDVIKKAYRKKALKWHPGKNIENSAEATEKFRLVQAAYDVLSDPQEKAWYDRHRNDILHRSNFASFEDETSNILDFFTPSVYRGYGDNEKGFFTVYRELFKKISMEDKQFHMSDSNDEFEEMPEFGEAESDYDEVVHLFYSSWQSYRTKLSYVWKDKYNARDAPDRRIARIIEKENKKEREKEKRKRNDLIRDLVAFVRKRDPRVKIHREELERRAELQSKKASEKRAEIMRARVEESAKYEAMNRDKMMEDASRVAQLEDLLKDEFGFSSSEESEEEWENEQEEKEESGNEEQQEELYCVACNKQFKTKMALKNHEKSKKHREKFVELQAEMSHDKYQQQEDDTSTMDEATNKPKLTKKQKKQRKQKLKLFNEYEDDDVISSDDVINPDDVTNIDKDTDDVINNDVTNTDDITTPPPEVTGATKKTKSRRRKPKNQRTTNDVMGSDITNDDITKQRSKNQQRIVSEEKPTNFCSTCRTKFPTRNKLFQHLKTTGHSKPLK
- the LOC100181989 gene encoding uncharacterized protein LOC100181989 isoform X1, whose translation is MGSMPHPTINTKVNILLKMEETIFQEDPDLLELIRLASVGKSSIDRLSGKFLTPDGKKSKSTNFDPLALPVVVLTSDETDQPRPNKRLCFSDSKNLETKKRFRDEAINASHQLNNNDSSNSEKLLTKKLKRRKLINADSSSLAQSVVPIDDSAENVPSDLKSAEKSPTHHSPTPLVEDSKLKDKKLTENVENLNISSVNTVHIVSIPNVNEEKLRETTDSAIPPSGRLLRKRIRKTLPPLKLRQTPLGLPKQPRVTKDEFTIEEIYTNKNYATPGTKSWETIFEEPKQDKDGNMRFDASDHHDETNKPMTQHRTNDSAQYCHAWTISFYLTGIPLKQEFLFLYPQIYLIVLRVLRRNTQNNWSMMS
- the LOC100181989 gene encoding uncharacterized protein LOC100181989 isoform X2, producing the protein MGSMPHPTINTKVNILLKMEETIFQEDPDLLELIRLASVGKSSIDRLSGKFLTPDGKKSKSTNFDPLALPVVVLTSDETDQPRPNKRLCFSDSKNLETKKRFRDEAINASHQLNNNDSSNSEKLLTKKLKRRKLINADSSSLAQSVVPIDDSAENVPSDLKSAEKSPTHHSPTPLVEDSKLKDKKLTENVENLNISSVNTVHIVSIPNVNEEKLRETTDSAIPPSGRLLRKRIRKTLPPLKLRQTPLGLPKQPRVTKDEFTIEEIYTNKNYATPGTKSWETIFEEPKQDKDGNMRYVEKKKKRRLVVFPTDPSARNKKKKVRRKRPSRRNKQTDDTASNERLSTILSRLDDQLLLNGDSP
- the LOC100184355 gene encoding ubiquitin carboxyl-terminal hydrolase 36; translation: MTITKQIADDIFKTSDSSFENRVNSATKKFLLQKIEFVEAEHPYSLNLNQLKSKYVLLSGSLKRDKMNGVKNNGEVKTIEGIPRPKSILFPPEKLELLWRKSGRVGAGLVNLGNTCFLNSALQCLTYTPPLANYLMSNQHRAQCRVNGQFCMLCSLQHHQSASFGNGGKSIRPMNILKNLRIIAKHLQFGRQEDAHEFIRYSVDAMQRSCLFGLPSKLDIHTKTTTLVYQIFGGYLRSRVKCRQCRAVSDTFDPFLDLSLDINKQESNDLRKCLENFVKPELLHGDNLYKCYQCKKSVPASKTFSIHRPPNVLTVQLKRFSSFMGNKINRDITYPSKLNLGPYTSSDRNEGPIYDLYAVLVHSGFSCNSGHYYAYAKAANGQWYCFNDSSVNQVSSHQALNQQAYLLFYHRVAETKHVKLKQKLNQREAAAVVKNHVNNRFVDFNGNPTKIKGNPTKINSNPTKINGNPTKINGNPTKINGNPTKINGNPTKINGNSTKIHGNPTKIQGDSHKPEIEMKKESPTKPSTPQHSCTKVMTTTNKTNGFLHKVSLKLPDKSQKDSKEIKTSEEKPALIGVPKLVSLPPVGEDWLESKIRERRDSGELGRSGNKKISFNIRGKLFSGRPNHQKMWQKLHVKKRCEKNEDERSLSSNDSRRSDKEREEHEKKLKMLGGSDKRKRRMEEEGGRSGILTKLLKLSSGRAYGGEVETWDGGSSIVEEDAKMDHHKRSRSSTDGWDREFDRGKIKKKKKVSTNINLFQTFQRTSATL